The Macaca thibetana thibetana isolate TM-01 chromosome 9, ASM2454274v1, whole genome shotgun sequence region TGAGTATTACACTCAACCGTTAGCCTCATTCCAAATTCTCTTAGGGTGTTTATTGATGATATAGATGATAAATATACATACAGTTGTGATCAGTATCCATatacttcttcttttctcttaacCTTATTTTTCCACATGTACTTGTCACCTTGTTTCCTACATACGTTATTTTGAGATTACCTATTTGTCATAGTTGGCAGCTACAAGGTATTCCATTTTAATTATCTAtgtttagccttttttttttccccgactCAACCTATTCTAATATTCACAGGAAGCACAATTTCTCTGTATCGGTCTCTAATAGGTCAACATGGACCATTTATTTCACTCCTGCTTCTTCCTCAAAGTTGCAACTCTACTATTTTCACCAGCTGTGTCAAAACAGGTTTCATGAAGTGACACGTTAAAATATGTGGGTcctttgaagtaatttttttttttttttttttaccaaattaAACAATGACTCTGTATGCCTTGTTTCATCTTCTGTTGTTCATCTGTACAGGGCCCTcttcactcttttatttttaaaattctattttttctttctttttttttccttctttttttttttagagggggtcttgctctgtcgcccaggctggagtacagtggcatgatctgggctcactgcaacctctgcctcccaggttcaagcgattctcctgcctcagcctcctgagtagctgggattacaggcgtgcaccaccacgcccggctaatttttgtatttttagtagagacaggggtttcaccatatcggccaagctggtctccagctcctgacctcaggtgatctgcctgcctctgcctcccaaagtgctggaattaagaggtgtgagccaccatgcctggccctaaaattgtatttttaaaaagacatggtCTCTCGAACccttgagctcaagggatcctattgcctcagcctcccaaatagctgggagtacaggtgtgcaccaccacactccggCTCATCATTCTGTCATTATATTGCAGTTATTTCATGTGTCAATGACTGAAAGTGAACATATGATAATCTTGTGAACACAGGGTTTCATGGTGGAAAGAAAACTACATTCTATACCTCATTCCTTCTTCAGTACAAGCGTCTgcaggaaaaggggaaaaaagaggcgGGATCATCTATTATTCAACAAATTTCAACGTCACCCTGCCCATCTGGATCTAGTCTCCCTCATTAAATGCAAAGGATGCTGCCACCTGGCTCCTCTCCCTAGCAGTATTCACATCATCTAGGCTAGAGAATCCCTTCCCTTTGGCCTGTTTTGCACAAAACCGAgtaaacgttttttttttttttttttttttttttttttttgagacggagtctcgctctgtcgcccaggctggagtgcagtggccggatctcagctcactgcaagctccgcctcccgggtttacgccattctcctgcctcagcctcccgagtagctgggactacaggcgcccgccacctcgcccggctatttttttgtattttttagtagagacggggtttcaccatgttagccaggatggtctcgatctcctgaccttgcgatccgcccgtctcggcctcccaaactgctgggattacaggcttgagccaccgtgcccggccgagtaAACGTTTTCAAAGTATAAATACGCAAAATTATTTGCTATCTCTTTACTATTTACGATGCGCATAGATGTTACTGAAAGTTTTGGAGCCTTGACGGATGAAGTATGGGATGCTGAGGATCGGGGAATGTATCTAAACTCTCAAGTTGTGTCCTATTCAAAAAACTCCCTTCTAAAAGTATTTTTACGGTATGTAGGGTTTTACAAGAACAAAATCTCTACTTAATAACAGCGGATCCCCTTTTATTATCTTTGTGCCTACCTGGATGCACGGTTCCAGGATGTTCTCGTCACTAACCACAAGTCCACCAGAGGGCGCTGGTTCCCCGTCTATCTACTGTTCTCCATCAGCGACTCAGAAAATCCAGGTTAAACACTCAGGCAGTCTTTCACATttaatccacaaatatttaccaagaattTGCCGTGCCACCTGGCTCGGGGCTAGGTTCACAAGATACAGTAGTGAGTTAGGCACGATTCCTACTACCAGAAGCTTAGAGCATAGGAAAGACTGAAAGTAAGCAACTGTCTACAATAGTGGGATAAGTGAAGAGTTTCCAGGTCTGTGGAGTTTGTTGTTGAAATATCAGCTCCAGGCCTTAGAAGCCGGCAGCAATTCATTAAGAGATCCCGGACTTGTTTCTGCTCTGTATCCCGGACAAGGAGTTCCGTCCCCAAGGTGTTTTGTTAGAGCCAGAGACCTCTCCTTGGTTGACTCCATTCGTCAGCCCCACAAGTCCCTGTCTCTGGTCTTTTTCACGGTTTCCGGCAGCTCTCTGACAGTTCCCCTTCTGCCCCAGGTCGACACTTAGGCCAAGGACCAGGGATTACTCACAACTATCCGCCAGAGCTGGCTCCgccctttctttttcctgtttaaaatCCGCGGGCTCTTAGTGTTCTCGGTTCGTAGAGTTCCTGTTCTGATTCTCGCGACAGTTGCGAGGCCACGCGTGAAGTTCCCTTCTAGTCCCTCTTttgaatttgagaccaggagaGAGTGTCTGCCCTTGCCCCCCTCCTCAGAACCCCTCTCGCCAGGGATGGCGCCTACGTGGCTCGTGAGCCCCTGAATGAATGGGGTTGGCCCAACTCAGGGGCGCTCTCCGAAAGGAGAGTGCCGGTTGGAGTCCAGGGCTCCAGGGCGCATGCGGAGTCGATCCCGCGCAGGCTGGCGGGCACCACAGCCAGGCCTTGTGGGCGGAGCCTGGCTAAGTGCCGCCCCCTCGCCGGCCGCTGATTTCTGTCCCCCGCCCCCAGCGAGCTGGACTGCGCCGCGGCTTCTCTGAGCCGCTTGGGGCCGTCCGGGGAGGGGCCTGTGCGACCCGGGTTTGGCGGGCGGGCCTCCAGGAATGCTCTCCTCCCCGCCCCCGGCCCAAAGTGCCACGGTGGCAGTGGTGGCGGCCGCTGGTGGCGTGCCTCCGGCCCTGCCAGCCTCGCAACCGTAACCTGTAATCCCGACCCGAGGGACGCCCGCCTGGGAGGCCCAGCCCGCCTCTCCCTGCGGCCGCTGGTTAGCTCCGACCCCGAATCACCCGGCTCACCCGCGGGTTGCAGCACCTGCCGGatgtggggaggaaggaggaggccagATGAGGGAAGGCAGATGTAGGCGCCCAGTCTGTCAGCGCCTCGGTGGGGGAGCTGGGTGGGCAAGCCTGCAGTCGCTCCCCGGAACCAGCCCTGGGCTGCGGGGAGGCGAAGTTGGTTGGTCCTGCCCTCCAGGGGCGCCCCGACATCGACGTAAAATGACTTGGCAGCAGAGCTCCTGCCGCTTCCCCCTTATGCAGCTGCCCTCGCCGACGCCAGGGACTGTAAAGGCAGATGGGACAGGGCCTAGCCGTTCAGCCAACACTTTGAGCTTCCCAGCCAAACTCCTACCCCCACTCCCCGCCTCTGGTCCTcacccccttcctctctcctagCCTTGGTGTCTGGTTACGGCTCCTCTGCTCGCACTGTGACTTTGGGCCAGGCTGGGGGAAATGACCCGGGAGGGTCCCGTGTGGCTACATAAAATTGGCAGCCTTAGAACCAGTGGGAAGGCGGGTGCGCTAAATCGAGGGGCGGAGAGAGGGGGCGGAGGAGCTGTTTTCTGAATCCGAGTCCGTGGGCTCTCTCAGAAGTCCTCAGGCCGGAGCAGAGGTGGCTGGCGGGCCCGGCTGACTGCGCCCCTGCTTTATTTCCATAACCTTTTCTTTCGGACTCGAATCACGGCTGCTGCGAAGGGCCTAGTCCCGGACACTAGGTGAGCACTCTGTGCCCCAGGCCATAAGCAAGGGGGCATCAGCTCCCGCTGTTTCCACCCCCCATTAACAGCTTCTTACTTCTGGAGCCGTCCATTCTCTTTGGGCAAGGATGCTCAGGGGCCAGGGATCGGAGTCGGATGGTGCACGGAAGTGGTGCTCGTGGTGGGTGTGCGTGCGCTTGATCCTTATCACCCCTTCCTCACCTTTCTTCCCTCCCAGCCACCCCCGAGAACAGCCCAACTGATTGCTAACTGCCATAACTGGATAATCCCTAGAGGGTCACTAGGCCTAATGTGTTGGGGGAGTCTACTTGGTAGCAGGGGAGGGGGCGATGCTAGCGTCATGCTTTGGTACAAGAAGCAGTGAGGTTGGTCTTTCGGCACAGGTCCCATTTCTGACCTCCTGACCTGGCTTCCCTTCCTGGCAGGGTGCCACGAACGCGCTGATGCCCCGAGTGCTCGCAGGGCTTCCCGCTAACCATGCCGCCGCCGCCCGCAGCTGCCTTGGCGCTGTCTGTGCTCCTGCTACTGCTGATGGTGCGGACGCCGCTCCCGACCGGCGCAAGGCCGTCGTCAGGCCCAGATTACCTGCGGCGCGGCTGGCTGCGGCTGCTAGCGGAGGGCGAGGGCTGCGCTCCCTGCCGGCCAGAAGAGTGCGCCGCGCCGCGGGGTTGCCTGGCGGGCTGGGTGCGCGACGCGTGCGGCTGCTGCTGGGAATGCGCCAACCTCGAGGGCCAGCTCTGCGACCTGGACCCCAGTGCTCACTTCTACGGGCACTGCGGCGAGCAGCTTGAGTGCCGGCTGGACACAGGCGGCGACCTGAGCCGCGGAGAGGTGCCAGAACCGCTGTGTGCCTGTCGCTCGCAGAGCCCGCTCTGTGGGTCCGACGGTCACACCTACGCCCAGATCTGCCGCCTGCAGGAGGCGGCCCGCGCTCGGCCCGCTGCCAACCTCACTGTGGCACACCCGGGGCCCTGCGAATCGGGTACGCACGGCCCTGGGCCCCCACCCCAGCACTTAGGTTTCCTAAAGGCACTGCTCCCCGACCCCTGACGGCGTTGGTCTCTGGCCAACAGATCAAAATAGATAAGGCCATAGAGGCCTCGAGTCCAGTATAAAACCCTGCTCTCGCTACTGGTCCATAGAAGCTGCCACctgaaggtgggggtgggggagtggagtggagtgaggGTCCCAGGCTTCGTCAGCAAGCTGCATGCGCTGAACCATGTGAAAGCTCCAGAGCTGGCTGGCAGGGAGAGACAGGTCCTCTGAGGGCGCGGGCACATAGCCTATGGTTTGCTCAGAACCCCTCCTCCACACACACTTTTCCCAGACCAGTGGAGTCCAGGCAGCAAAACGGGTTCCTGTGAGATGCAATCACGTTTCATTTgggcagattctttttttttttttttgagacggagtctcgctctatcgcccaggctggagtgcagtggcgcgatctcggctcactgcaagctccgcctcccgggttcacgccattctcctgcctcagcctcccgagtagctgggactacaggcgcccacaaccgcgcccggctaattttttgtatttttagtagagacggggtttcaccgtggtctcgatctcctgaccttgtgatccgcccgcctcggcctcccaaagtgctgggattacaggcgtgagccaccgcgcccggcctgggcaGATTCTTAGAGCAGTCTGTTCACTCAGTCTCCccacctctctcctttcttctgcgTTTAGGGATTAGTGAAGAGGAGCAGGAAGCTCAgctagttctctctctctccccgggGACTGGGGGCCATTCAGGGTTCTAGCTTTCCTTGGCAGCTTTAGTAACTTTCACTTCCTGAGCCCCGGCTCTGTGTCTGGCTCGGCTGGGGCAGTCAGAAAACAAACACCCCGCGGGGATCCCAGCAATTTCCTGCACTCCTGCAGGCCTCCTGCCTGTTGCACAAGTCCAGCTTCAGGTTCTCCGCCTTGCCGGGGGACTCCCCCAGGGGGTCCCGCTGTGTAGGGAACGGCTGCTTTTCCGCCTTTGGGAACTGGGCCTGTTTAGAAAAGGGGAACGGGTATCTGGAAGGTTTTAGTTATAGGCACTGCGGGAAAGGCTGGGGAGGGTGGAATGAGGACAGGAGAGCAGTTGGGGACAGAGTGGCTGCCAAGCTACAGTGTAGGTGTGTGTGCTTGTTTGTGCATTGAGTCTGCATGAGGTCctatgtgcacatgtgcatgtatatCTATCTCCACGTCTGCGTGGTACCCTTGTGTGTACCAGCATCCACatctgtgtgtacctgtgtgtgtcaTGGTGTGTTTATGGATATGTATTTACCTCAGCATATATTGTGTTCTGCCACAAGCATGTCCACAAAAATTTGTGTATCATGTGTTTGCCAGACTGGATGCCTTTGCTGGGCCATGCTATTCTCAGACCTCCCACCTTCACCCCCAGGGCCCCAGATCGTATCACATCCATATGACACTTGGAATGTGACAGGGCAGGATGTGATCTTTGGCTGTGAGGTGTTTGCCTACCCCATGGCCTCCATCGAGTGGAGGAAGGATGGCTTGGACATCCAGCTGCCAGGGGATGACCCCCACATCTCCGTGCAGGTAGAGACCGGTGGGAGAGGCTTCCCTCAGGCAGCCCAGGGCCCTCCAGAAGGACCTCGCTGATTCCTTGCCTGGCTCCAGTTTAGGGGTGGACCCCAGAGGTTTGAGGTGACTGGCTGGCTGCAGATCCAGGCTGTGCGTCCCAGCGATGAGGGCACCTACCGCTGCCTTGCCCGCAATGCACTGGGTCAGGTGGAGGCCCCTGCTAGCTTGACAGTGCTCACACCTGGTAAGGGGATCCCTGAGCTCTGGGAGTTGGAGGGATGGTGCTGGATTCCAGCTGTGAATATGTAAGAAACAGtccatgtgtctgtgtgcatgtgggtgcatACACAAGCATAGCCTTCCGCAGACTGGGTTATGTTGGTACTGACAGCCcctctctcctgttttctctcctttgccCACGTGTGTTTGCAGACCAGCTGAATTCTACAGGCATCCCCCAGCTGCAATCACTAAACCTGGTTcctgaggaggaaactgagagtcAAGAGAGTGACGATTACTACTAGCTCTGGCCCATGGGGGTGGGTGAGCAGCTATAGTGTTCATCCCTGCTCttgaaaagacctggaaaggggaGCAGATTCCCTTCATGGACTGCTTTCATGGGGATGATCATGGGAGGCCTATTTAACTCCAAGGTAGCAGGGTGGTAGGGGAGAGACAAAAGCTGGAGGAGGTTAGGGAGAGAGGCTGAGACCAAGACCAGTGGGGTATAAAGGGGCCCATGCAGGAGATGCCCTGGCCAGTAGGACCTCCAACAGgttgttccccaggctgggatGGGGGCCAGAGCAGACACGGAGGTGCAAGCACCAGGATTCTCCACTTCATCCAGCCCTGCTCCGCCACACTTCTAACTGCCCTTCCTCCCAGGCCCTGGTTCTTGCTATTTCCTGGTCCCCAACGTTTACCTAGCTTGTTTGCCCTTTCCCCAAACTCATCTTCCAGAACTTTTCCCTCTCTCCTAAGCCCCAGTTGCACCTACTGACTGCAAGTCCCCTTTGCTGTCTGCCCTCTTTTGCACAAGAGAGAGCACAGCAGAGCGTGGCTTAGTTCAGTGCAGAGAGATGGGTGAGGCCAGCTCCAGATCTTATACCGCTCTGTACTGGACAAAACCTAGCACAGGGCTAGGCACCAATAAAGATTTCTAATGATGCACAGACAGTTTATGCGGATGTGCACatgaaaactgaatatccttggGAGGCCTCCCACACTAACAGAACTCTGGCTTCTAGAAGCTGCAGGGCCTGCTCTCTAAGCACATGCCTGCCAGATGTACAGAGAGAAGGTTTGAACTTGGGCCTATCCTGCCTttgagggagggaggctggagcCATTTGGTTGGAGGGAAGTTATCTTCCCGGTATGCCCTCCATTGGGGCTGGTATACATTACCTGCTTCTGTGCTCATCTTACTCCAAACCCTTTCCCAGGCCAGAATGGGGAATCAGGCCTATGTGGGTAGGCCCCCAAAATGAATGCATAGAGAGAGGAGGGTAGAAGTTTGGTCACCTGTGTGGTCCATACTCTTCCCCAGCTCCCATAGGAATCTACCCTTTTCCTGCAGAAGCCAG contains the following coding sequences:
- the KAZALD1 gene encoding kazal-type serine protease inhibitor domain-containing protein 1, with product MPPPPAAALALSVLLLLLMVRTPLPTGARPSSGPDYLRRGWLRLLAEGEGCAPCRPEECAAPRGCLAGWVRDACGCCWECANLEGQLCDLDPSAHFYGHCGEQLECRLDTGGDLSRGEVPEPLCACRSQSPLCGSDGHTYAQICRLQEAARARPAANLTVAHPGPCESGPQIVSHPYDTWNVTGQDVIFGCEVFAYPMASIEWRKDGLDIQLPGDDPHISVQFRGGPQRFEVTGWLQIQAVRPSDEGTYRCLARNALGQVEAPASLTVLTPDQLNSTGIPQLQSLNLVPEEETESQESDDYY